Part of the Quercus lobata isolate SW786 chromosome 6, ValleyOak3.0 Primary Assembly, whole genome shotgun sequence genome, ttttgttgttgtctttgttggtaaatggttgcatcttaatatatttagaGACAATGATTttgagtatttataattttttaatactatatggatgtctgtttagattttttttttctttatactctGGCGCCCTTTAGCTTAAAATCCTGGGTCTATCCCTGCTCATATCAGTATGGTGGAAGTGTTGGTCTGATGTATGAATTAATGAATCCTCCTTGTGATATCTCAAATTGTGTGGATTGGATTGTGTGAGTATGTGTTGTGCTGAGTCCCACATTAGGTGTTCACTAGGTGGATCTTGGGCATAACGACTAGCCTTAGTTGTAACTTGACTAGCCCTCTTTTGGGTCGTTGCactccttttttcttctcttagtTGTAACTTGACTAGCCCTCTTTTGGGTCGTTGTactccttttttcttctctttttggtttcattttctCCACCAATCCCCTCAGTTGTCCACCTAAATCAAACTATCacttaccccccccccccttttaaAAAATCACCTATCTCGATAACTTATCTTTTGTTTTCCCAAGATTTTGCCTTTTCATTTCCctaaatgtttatttttagctATAGGTCAAAAGATATGTTGGGTTAGtttctctattttgttttgtcCATCTACTCTCCATGAGGATTCATTTCTCCACACCTATTTCTTTctcacatttatttatttttctcatattaATTAAGGGTGGTGGTAAACTTAACATGCTATTTGGGCAATATATTGATTTGGagatcacatttttttttaaagctgtTTAATAAAATACATGGGTTCTAACTTGTAATCAATCAATTATAGTTCTAACTTATACACGGTTAATTCCGGTGTACAACTTCGTAAACACCCTCCAGTATGATATTGACTACTTTGTCAATTCTTAAACCATAACCCTTCTTTTAAGAAGTTCTAAATCTTAGATTCATAAATCCCCCTAAACTTTAACCCACAACAAGCATATGTagaaaaattcttcaatttGTCCTGCTTCAATTTTGGTTTCAAAGCCAAAATTCTACTGCAAGTTTATTGCTGAAAAAGTTTCCCACCAACCGCTCAACGAAATTTCTTATCCGAGATAATGGTGACTAACACAATTAGATTCCAAATTTAACGCTTTCTCAAGAttatggaaaaacaaaaaagacttTGAATCAGTTGAATGAGAAGGTGAATTCAATAGAGACAAACTTAAATAATTATCAGCTATGAAAGAAGCTTTAGATGGACTATTTGTTGCTGTTCTCAGCAAGCAAGATTTCTTCTAAAACAACCACTTATCAAGCACCCAAATTCTGTAAATTTAGTCCATTTCTTCTAAAACAACCTCTTATCAAGCACCCAAATCCTTTAAATTTAGTCCAGGTTCAACCTTTATGCTCCCCTCAAGCTCACTACCTTTTCCTTCCTTAAATTCCTATGGACCAAGCGCTAGCCAGGTGCACCCTTAAGAAACACAATGTAATTGGTCTAACCTCAAGGAGAGCCTAGATTGGTTGATGCAGATAGAGGTGTTGAACTAGAAGTTAGTGATTTTCATGGGGAGAGCCATACAGAGGTGAATTATGATTGGTTACATAGTTTGGATAACTTATCAAATGGTATATACTATATCTTAAGCGAGGAgcacaaacatttttttttttttttgcataggCTAAACTCAGGGATAACTAGAATTGGTGGGAAAAGTATCTACAAACTCATTATGTAGCGATTCAATATTGGGAGGATAGATGaattgctatgactcattaCCTTGTACCACGTTTTTATAAGCAATGAGCTTGCTTGCAATTCACACAGTTGGTTTCAGTGAAGAGTACACCAACAATTTTTGTAGCTTGGTTATGAGATTGGGATTTCCATGGGATGATTTCTATTATTGTCATGGATTAAATTctaatatttctttttgtttggctGCAAGTAtactttgtgtttgtttggCTAGAGCTTGTAAGCtcaacttttagcttttatgtatAGCTTCTTAAAACCTTATTTTTTCTTaccttatttaaaaaaaaaaaaaaaaaaaaaatttcaaagtacaagtatactttagcacactttcactaaaaagctaaataagtttTTTGGCTAAATAAGCTATTCCCAAACGGACACTTTATATCATGGTCAATGCAATTCAAGTTGCATACCAAATGGAAAGGAGTAGTAAAAGGGAAGCCTTAATAAGAGTTGCGGTAGCAAGCAATATTAGAGGTGAGAGAGCAATTATGGATATCAGTTGGTAGAAGTCTATCTAATGCTCCAAACTAGAATGTTCATTCATGTACTACTTAATTACAAGGAAGTGGGAGATCTAATTCTTGAATAAAGTGTCACACTTGTCGTGGTGTTGGCCATATGTCTTCTTAGTGTCCTTCAAAATCAATTACTATGCTTGAAAAGGATGGTCTTAAAAGAAGTCAAGAGGCAATCAAGGAAACCAAACAACCTAAACTTGAAGAAGAGATTTTTGAACTCCTCAATGCTAACATGAAAGTGAACTTATGATGACATAGATCTAGACGATGAGGGTATGATAGATGTCATTCAtccactttttaaaataattaaacagATCTTCAATACTTACTCTTTTGCTGATGATAACAAGAAGTACACTTAACTTGTTGATGGAAGGAAAGAATTGATGGTGCAGCCATAGTGTGCTTAGAGAAAAGAGATCCTATTTGGAAGCCTAAGGTTCAGGCAAAGCCTAAGAATAAGTGTCGATAGTAGTTACTTGCCTCTTGTGCATGAGGATAAACTACTTAGCCTGTCAGGGGTGAAAAGCCTCTAGATTGCCTGGTAACTAGTTCTGCAAGTGGGATTAATTGCCTGTAGGAGTTTGATTAACAGTGAGGATTGTTGTACGGTATGATGCTTTGCGACATGCAACTAATCTTAGTGAAGTTCTCCTAtgtcatccaaaaaaaaaagtgtcgaTAGTAGTcatcaacaagaaaaaaagtgTCGATAGTAATTAGTTGGgtgttatattttaatttatgttttatttggtTATTCTAATTGTTGGACCAAAGTCATTGTAGCTCATTTGGCACCTATGGGAAACTTGGTGTTTCCTTTGGAGATATCTAgggttcaaatttaaaaaaaaaatgaattataaaaaatgaaagaaaaaaaaagtgtctttTAAgtgtgtgggttttggtttACTAGTCAAAGTATGAGTCCTAGTTCtattaagaattaaaatttaggatttgtaTGAGTGCGTTATTGTACTTAAAcaaggattttatttttatttatatatttattattttaaatccCTATTCAAACAAGGAATTTATCAATACAATATTGAGTGTTTTGAGTATTGAGCCACGTTGACCTTATtgttcttttcctctctctcttctttttctttaatgttCATGAGTACTGTTCACTCACTCTTCTTAGATTGTGAAGAAATTCAATTTCCATTTTTGCTTTCCTTATTTCAATCCTGAATCAAATCTTTTCTCTTCCTTACAAAACCCTATTCATTTTGGAACCTAACCcttgtttaaaaatttaactttgTCCAAAAATTTCCCTAAACTTTAGCCCACCACAAGCACATTTAGACATTCTCCAATATGTCCCATGTCACTTCACCTTTTCTCAAAGGACTGTCTCAAATGATTCTGCTAGTATTTAAACATTTATGAACTAAATCTTTTTACTGGATGGCCAATGTATATGACTCAGTAATCATGCACATAACACATTTAATATTAGGCTTGTTTGTGCTATATCATTAATAAGTAGGTCAAGTATGGCCTACTTTGATAGTATGAGAAGTATCTATGGTCCAGCAAATTGTGCTTTTACTTGCTTGGTGGGGATTGGTTTATGGTGTTCAGTGaagattttaaattattgaatgtgtgtgtatatattttgcATTACAACATTTCTGTGGACTAGTTCTGATATTGTAATTGAAATTAGTTAAAAAAGCATGATGAAGCTAGGAAGACATCTTACCAAGCTCTCAAAGAACTTAATGTTGCTGAGTTTGCAAATGGGTGATTATGCCATGATTTGAGGGGGAGGCTTTTGTGATACGCCATGATTTGTACTGAAGATATTTTTTGGCACTTGTTTTGCATGTCCTTAGGAAGTCATGGAAAAAGGTGATTAGGAACTTGTGTATGTGAAACATTTTAACTTAACAGCCATTTAAGTTCTATTTTTTAAGTCTGATGGCATTTGGAAGTGAGGAGCAGATGGGATTATGGCGCTTTTTAGCTTCCTTTGGGATTTGTCTTTTAGTAACACGTAACTGAACAGTATCTTTTTATACTTGGAGCCATGCTTATAGTTTTTACAAGAATCCTTATTACAATTTAGGCCTCACTTGTTATACAAACCTGTGGTCAACCAAACTTAAAACCCTTGGAGTTTTGGGAAATTGCAAGGAGACATCCTGCAATTCAATCCACAAGTTCCTGTATTGCTTGGCAACATTTTGCTCACGTTGCACATCAGtaattattttagtatttgttgatgtttttgtCTCCGCCATGTGAAGTCTTTATTCCACCTTGATTTTGAATAATTACTTCATCATGACTACTTTgtctttttgttctctcttacaagttttattatatttatcgTATCCTGTTTTAGATCCCCATTCTCTAcctatatatgtatgtatatatggaTGTACAGGGGAGGGAAGAATTAATCACCTTAATCCCCAACCAATGCTTTGAAGCATTAGATCTTTACCCCTTTATGcaatgtacatatatatatttgaaattattttttatcaagtcCCCCGAATTGGTTGTGGTTCTTTTGATTGAAATTTCAGCCCTTGTTCTTTGTAGTTATACATCTTACTAGAAAGACCAAGAGTAAATTTTGTTCCTGTTGATGTATTTACTTAATTTGGGAAATAAGAGCTTATTATATGAAAATTCTTCATTATTCTCTGCAGCTTTATAATATTACATAATTCTGCCatatatctttgtttttttggaaaacatatTCTTATCATTGTTTTTCATGGTTCACAGGAAAAGCACAGAGAAAAGAAgcataaaaaagagaaaaaagacaaagagaagaaagaaggtagagagaaaagagagaaagatagaaGTGATGGAAAGCATACGGAAAAGAAAGACAAGAAGGAAAAACAcagagataaaaagaaggaCAAGGAGAAGGATAGGGTTAAAGAGAAAAACAGTGCCCCAGGTGAGAAGAGACTTCCAGGGCAAGCTGAGGGTCACTCTGGAGAAAAACTCATTCAAAATGAGGAAATGGATAAAGATAAAAATGGTATTTCaaacaaaacaagattttcTGGGCACAATGGAGAGAAACTCAGTGAGAGAATCCATCTGGCTGAGTTGGGCAGGAGGATCAAAGATGATGACAGAGCGACCGAGAACAagttggttgaaaattttactTATATGGACCGGAATGAGGAGATGGTCAAATTGGTGGCTAAAGGTACTGGCACTTGGGCTGAAGGTAAGGATAAGACCAAGAGGGTTGATGATAGAAAGATGGATTTGCAAGGAATCAAGGAGGCAAGATTTACTAGTTCACTGGATCAGAATCCTGCTGCATCTGTTCAAACTAGAGTTGAAGGATTGCCTAGAccatttgagaaaaatattgagaaaagGATGGAAGAGAAGGAGAAGACCAAAGAAAAGGAAGGAGATGATAAACAGGGGAATAAACGCAAGGATAaagttagagagaaaaagagcCAAGGGAAGGATAAGAACAGggacaaagagaagaaaaaggaggTGAAAGTTGAACATAAGAACACGGGacacaataaattaaaagagGGCAACAAGAATGACCTTTTAGGTAGCCATTATATTAAAACCCCCCAACTTCTGGAGGGCAGCAACAAGAATGCTGCTTCTGAGGAAAATCTAAAGAAACGGAAGGAAGTTGAGACAAATGGAGTTTTACATGGTGAGTTCTCTTCATAATGAACCATGAATTATTGCAGCCCAGTCATTGCTTTCAAGTTGTGTTAACCTTAATTTCTTGCTTGAGTGGTTGTAGGCACTATCCCTTAAAGACTTTGGTGGGTCTCTTGTGATTCCAGATATTCTTGTGTTAAAATTTTCTGAGTTAATTGTCTGTGATTTTTGGTATTACATTGAGTCAATTTTGTCAAGCTGTTTCAAACTctcataattttattattagcCGACAAGTGATGCTTCCTTTTTCAATCTTCTTACAGCCACTGATGGTAGGCCTAATAAGTTGGCAAGACCGACTTCCTCCAATCATTTATCAGAAAATGGAAGGATGTTGGAACCTTGCCAAACTTCTATCACCTATGCGGATAGGCAAGGAGCAGCCAGTAACCTTAAGGAACCCAAgctaaatggcattatagatcAGTCATCTTCTGTCTCCTTGAAGAAGCCCATGCTTGCCACTGCACAAGCTGATCAAATCACTGAAGCATCAGCAAAACCACCCAATCCGGATTCCAAGTATTTAAGCCAGGTATGTACAGTACCCTCATCTTCTGTCTCCTTGAAGAAGCCCATGCTTGCCACTGCACAAGCTGATCAAATCGCTGAAGCAGCTGCAAAACCACCTCATCCGGATTCCAAGTATTTAAGCCAGGTATATACAGTACCCAAGATGGATGAGCTGTCTGATTATGATGACCAAGAATGGCTGTTTAGGAGCAATGGCTTCCAATCAGAAAAGCCCAAGGTGGAATCTTCAAAGGTTGAGGAGACACCACAGGTATGGGCAGAAGCTCTGAGGATAGAGTCAGCTGATGTTTGTGCTCTGCCTTATGTTATTCCATActgattaattattcaaatgaGCTCGGCTTACACaccaaacacccccccccccccctctctcacTCCACCTAAGCTTGGAAATGCTTCATATGACCACACATGGGGAAGGTACAGCAGCATCTGGCCCTTGAGATGGGATTTCCAATTTTTGTCGCtgcattttcttgttattgCACTCTGTTGCAGGGAGCATTGTATGGGTGCCTGCCTTGTGAATTTGGTTGAAATGCATGTCACACGAAATTGCCTGCTCCAGTGCATCATTGCAGGGCTAAGATTTGGAGGGCGGCTTTTGCCTCATGGCATCAAAACTACTAATTCATTCAAAATGGAAATTTTCATAAAGGCAACTTGGGGAGCTTGCATAGAAAGGGAGAAGTCTAAGTTTGTgcaattctattctattttcttAGAGCTGAGAGGCTCTTCTAATTGAGAAAGTAAGGGAAACTAGATGTGGTCTTTGCAATCCCACCACAATTTTGATTTGTAACATAGAACTCTTATTTACaagaaatgtaaaatagaagaaaaagaaaagtagtgGAATTCATTTATTTACCCTCCAGCAAACATTCTTCTTAATCCCATTATGTTCCATAATTACATTCTGCCCTGCCctcttgtttttatatttggaCAGGAAGAGGAAATTTGCTTCAATCTggccaaaatttaattataattttttaggcAGCCAAATAGAAAggacaattatttttaaattaaacagAGCACCATGGTGCAAACCATGCACtagaactcttttttttttgggggggggggggggggggggttgtgggGAGGGGTGAAGCTCGAGTAATTCTTAGATAGTCTCGTAGCATGATAAAAAGAGAATCTTTGTCAGTTacactatttatttaattgaaaccCCTAATTGTTGACCTTGTGTACAGTTTTTATATGCCATTGCAGGAAAAATTGCAAACTAACACTAATCttcaaacaatttcattagttaacaatgtttccaaactatttagaaaactaacatctcgagtttcttaaactcAATTTCACTGTAGCAAATCGAGTTTCTTTCCATTTAAAATTTGcgtgaaactcgagtttttagTTCCTACACTAACAACTCTTTCTTGATGtacttccttc contains:
- the LOC115994062 gene encoding DEAD-box ATP-dependent RNA helicase 42, which codes for MSRCFPFPPPGYEKKARKEDVDLLKKEKHREKKHKKEKKDKEKKEGREKREKDRSDGKHTEKKDKKEKHRDKKKDKEKDRVKEKNSAPGEKRLPGQAEGHSGEKLIQNEEMDKDKNGISNKTRFSGHNGEKLSERIHLAELGRRIKDDDRATENKLVENFTYMDRNEEMVKLVAKGTGTWAEGKDKTKRVDDRKMDLQGIKEARFTSSLDQNPAASVQTRVEGLPRPFEKNIEKRMEEKEKTKEKEGDDKQGNKRKDKVREKKSQGKDKNRDKEKKKEVKVEHKNTGHNKLKEGNKNDLLGSHYIKTPQLLEGSNKNAASEENLKKRKEVETNGVLHATDGRPNKLARPTSSNHLSENGRMLEPCQTSITYADRQGAASNLKEPKLNGIIDQSSSVSLKKPMLATAQADQITEASAKPPNPDSKYLSQVCTVPSSSVSLKKPMLATAQADQIAEAAAKPPHPDSKYLSQVYTVPKMDELSDYDDQEWLFRSNGFQSEKPKVESSKVEETPQVWAEALRIESADVCALPYVIPY